The Anopheles coluzzii chromosome 2, AcolN3, whole genome shotgun sequence genome window below encodes:
- the LOC120950814 gene encoding thyrotropin receptor isoform X2, whose amino-acid sequence MTVWWSRARGPFYRPWVCVWLWCSVSILLAGSQPIAVVLAATQASPNSVAVTSVNNVIAARTGKPAVSGLEVGLDATWGNTTTTAMLDANGTRSRQPVHEDAPADGLESGTVPVIELKRGQCRCWNSTEEAAGEVQCRCLGQSIVRVPQKLTGMQRLTLEKVGIKRLRTNALTVYADTLQDLFFIYLREFHRIEPAAFARLRHLRTLYIAHAPKLEFLPADVFEGISTRLKTLRIIHSGLLAVPDLRVLSDHIIMHMVDLDGNQIREIHERSIQLKTDELILDNNALTEIHGSAFHGSEIAKLSIKMNYKLKEIHEKAFVGISNIRELDLSGTAIEELPTEGLAELEVLRIQHTHSLKTIPSVYNFKNLRTAYLTHSFHCCAFKFPARHDPDAHERNLKKFYEVQHRCIANGYSTPHFKLEVPSSAETPLVLDADGKEGSGPDRTDRHRRSADFRHWFRLTASDETNGRSPRTDTLQKGIDLSDKRMGEIIDDSYLLPITGHPVDDAGELAIGGGLYTENPLLGEFHETVAQISSMEALCGNLTPMILDVQCYPMPDALNPCEDVMGSHWLRGSVWVVVLLAVFGNVAVVVVLFSNRSDLTVPKFLICNLAFADLCMGLYLLLIASIDAHSMGEYFNYAFDWQYGVGCKVAGFLTVFASHLSIFTLTIVTLERWFAITHAIYLNRRIKLSAAMYIMIIGWVYAITMASMPLFGISNYSSTSICLPMEARDSLDIAYLLTVLVVNGCGFVVIVVCYAQIYLSLGKETRQAARSAHSGEMTVAKKMALLVFTNFACWAPIAFFGLTAIAGYPLIGVSKSKILLVFFYPLNSCANPYLYAILTVQYRKDLFSLLAKLHRREVP is encoded by the exons atgacaGTTTGGTGGAGCCGCGCCCGGGGCCCGTTTTATCGaccgtgggtgtgtgtgtggttgtggtgcTCGGTTAGTATCCTGCTGGCAGGAAGTCAACCGATCGCGGTGGTGCTGGCGGCCACGCAAGCAAGCCCTAACAGTGTTGCGGTTACGTCGGTCAACAATGTGATTGCTGCACGGACCGGCAAACCTGCGGTGTCGGGGCTGGAGGTAGGGCTAGATGCCACCTGGGGCAACACAACGACAACAGCAATGCTGGACGCGAACGGTACCCGCTCTCGGCAGCCGGTACACGAGGATGCACCTGCGGACGGGCTGGAATCTGGCACAGTACCGGTGATTGAACTGAAGCGGGGCCAATGTCGGTGCTGGAACTCGACCGAGGAAGCGGCAGGCGAGGTGCAGTGCCGCTGCCTCGGGCAATCGATCGTCCGGGTGCCCCAGAAGCTGACCGGCATGCAGCGCCTCACGCTGGAAAAGGTTGGGATCAAGCGGTTGCGCACGAACGCGCTCACCGTGTACGCGGACACGCTGCAGGATCTGTTTTTCATCTACTTGCGGGAATTTCATCGCATCGAGCCGGCCGCCTTCGCCCGGCTGCGCCATCTGCGTACACTGTACATTGCTCACGCACCGAAGCTAGAGTTTCTGCCCGCCGACGTGTTTGAAGGCATCTCGACGAGACTGAAAACGCT GCGGATTATACACAGTGGACTACTTGCGGTGCCCGACCTGCGCGTTCTCTCCGATCACATAATAATGCATATGGT TGATTTGGATGGAAATCAAATTCGCGAAATCCACGAGCGATCGATTCAACTGAAGACTGACGAGCT aaTCCTCGATAATAATGCGCTCACCGAGATTCACGGTTCAGCTTTCCATGGCTCTGAAATAGCAAAACT AAGCATCAAAATGAACTACAAGCTAAAGGAAATtcacgaaaaagcgtttgtgGGCATAAGCAACATAAGAGAGCT CGATCTCTCTGGTACCGCCATCGAGGAGTTGCCCACGGAAGGCTTAGCCGAGCTGGAAGTCCTACGCATTCAGCATACACACTCGTTGAAAACTATTCCCTCAGTGTACAACTTTAAG AACTTACGGACCGCCTACCTGACGCATTCATTCCACTGCTGCGCGTTCAAGTTTCCTGCCCGGCACGACCCGGACGCACACGAGCGCAACTTGAAAAAGTTCTACGAAGTGCAGCATCGGTGCATTGCGAACGGTTACTCTACGCCACACTTTAAGCTGGAGGTACCATCCAGCGCCGAAACACCGCTCGTGCTGGATGCGGATGGAAAGGAAGGGAGTGGCCCAGACCGGACCGATCGGCACCGCCGTTCGGCCGATTTTCGACACTGGTTTCGGTTGACGGCGAGCGACGAAACGAACGGACGGTCACCCCGGACTGACACGTTGCAGAAGGGTATCGATCTGTCGGACAAGCGGATGGGTGAGATAATTGATGACAGCTATCTGCTGCCGATCACGGGTCATCCGGTAGACGATGCGGGCGAACTGGCAATCGGAGGTGGGCTGTACACGGAAAATCCGCTGCTCGGCGAGTTTCACGAAACGGTTGCACAGATTTCGTCGATGGAAGCGCTCTGTGGTAATTTGACGCCAAT GATCCTGGATGTACAATGTTACCCGATGCCAGACGCGCTGAACCCGTGCGAGGACGTGATGGGATCGCACTGGCTACGGGGATCCGTTTGGGTGGTGGTCCTGCTGGCCGTGTTTGGCAACGTGGCCGTAGTGGTCGTGCTGTTCTCCAACCGTAGCGACCTGACCGTCCCAAAGTTTCTGATCTGCAATCTCGCGTTCGCTGATCTGTGCATGGGCCTCTACCTGCTGCTGATTGCCTCGATCGATGCACACTCAATGGGCGAGTACTTCAACTACGCGTTCGATTGGCAATACGGCGTCGGGTGCAAGGTGGCCGGCTTTCTCACCGTGTTCGCCAGCCATCTGTCCATTTTCACGCTCACGATCGTTACGCTCGAGCGCTGGTTTGCGATCACGCACGCGATCTATCTAAACAGGCGTATTAAGCTGTCGGCCGCGATGTACATCATGATCATCGGCTGGGTGTACGCGATCACGATGGCGTCGATGCCGCTGTTCGGCATCAGCAACTACTCGTCCACTTCGATCTGCCTGCCGATGGAGGCACGGGACAGCCTGGACATAGCCTACCTGCTcacggtgctggtggtgaacGGGTGCGGCTTCGTGGTGATTGTGGTTTGCTACGCCCAAATCTATCTCTCCCTCGGAAAGGAAACGCGACAGGCAGCACGCTCGGCGCACAGTGGCGAGATGACGGTGGCCAAAAAGATGGCGCTGCTGGTGTTTACGAACTTTGCCTGCTGGGCACCGATTGCGTTCTTTGGTCTGACGGCCATCGCCGGCTACCCGCTGATCGGTGTCAGCAAGTCGAAGATACTGCTGGTGTTTTTCTATCCCCTGAACTCGTGTGCCAACCCGTACCTATACGCCATACTGACCGTCCAGTATCGGAAGGATCTGTTTTCGCTGCTTGCAAA GTTGCACCGGCGCGAGGTTCCGTGA
- the LOC120950814 gene encoding thyrotropin receptor isoform X1 — protein sequence MTVWWSRARGPFYRPWVCVWLWCSVSILLAGSQPIAVVLAATQASPNSVAVTSVNNVIAARTGKPAVSGLEVGLDATWGNTTTTAMLDANGTRSRQPVHEDAPADGLESGTVPVIELKRGQCRCWNSTEEAAGEVQCRCLGQSIVRVPQKLTGMQRLTLEKVGIKRLRTNALTVYADTLQDLFFIYLREFHRIEPAAFARLRHLRTLYIAHAPKLEFLPADVFEGISTRLKTLRIIHSGLLAVPDLRVLSDHIIMHMVDLDGNQIREIHERSIQLKTDELILDNNALTEIHGSAFHGSEIAKLSIKMNYKLKEIHEKAFVGISNIRELDLSGTAIEELPTEGLAELEVLRIQHTHSLKTIPSVYNFKNLRTAYLTHSFHCCAFKFPARHDPDAHERNLKKFYEVQHRCIANGYSTPHFKLEVPSSAETPLVLDADGKEGSGPDRTDRHRRSADFRHWFRLTASDETNGRSPRTDTLQKGIDLSDKRMGEIIDDSYLLPITGHPVDDAGELAIGGGLYTENPLLGEFHETVAQISSMEALCGNLTPMILDVQCYPMPDALNPCEDVMGSHWLRGSVWVVVLLAVFGNVAVVVVLFSNRSDLTVPKFLICNLAFADLCMGLYLLLIASIDAHSMGEYFNYAFDWQYGVGCKVAGFLTVFASHLSIFTLTIVTLERWFAITHAIYLNRRIKLSAAMYIMIIGWVYAITMASMPLFGISNYSSTSICLPMEARDSLDIAYLLTVLVVNGCGFVVIVVCYAQIYLSLGKETRQAARSAHSGEMTVAKKMALLVFTNFACWAPIAFFGLTAIAGYPLIGVSKSKILLVFFYPLNSCANPYLYAILTVQYRKDLFSLLANYGLCTQRAQQYKMTYSMPTNTFQVAPARGSVNYNSSNNGTITSAAGMAALASTNTDTITTTVTCGSVVLNSNGNHGNGMATGDTSTNSPANGTSAGPGVVEDETFL from the exons atgacaGTTTGGTGGAGCCGCGCCCGGGGCCCGTTTTATCGaccgtgggtgtgtgtgtggttgtggtgcTCGGTTAGTATCCTGCTGGCAGGAAGTCAACCGATCGCGGTGGTGCTGGCGGCCACGCAAGCAAGCCCTAACAGTGTTGCGGTTACGTCGGTCAACAATGTGATTGCTGCACGGACCGGCAAACCTGCGGTGTCGGGGCTGGAGGTAGGGCTAGATGCCACCTGGGGCAACACAACGACAACAGCAATGCTGGACGCGAACGGTACCCGCTCTCGGCAGCCGGTACACGAGGATGCACCTGCGGACGGGCTGGAATCTGGCACAGTACCGGTGATTGAACTGAAGCGGGGCCAATGTCGGTGCTGGAACTCGACCGAGGAAGCGGCAGGCGAGGTGCAGTGCCGCTGCCTCGGGCAATCGATCGTCCGGGTGCCCCAGAAGCTGACCGGCATGCAGCGCCTCACGCTGGAAAAGGTTGGGATCAAGCGGTTGCGCACGAACGCGCTCACCGTGTACGCGGACACGCTGCAGGATCTGTTTTTCATCTACTTGCGGGAATTTCATCGCATCGAGCCGGCCGCCTTCGCCCGGCTGCGCCATCTGCGTACACTGTACATTGCTCACGCACCGAAGCTAGAGTTTCTGCCCGCCGACGTGTTTGAAGGCATCTCGACGAGACTGAAAACGCT GCGGATTATACACAGTGGACTACTTGCGGTGCCCGACCTGCGCGTTCTCTCCGATCACATAATAATGCATATGGT TGATTTGGATGGAAATCAAATTCGCGAAATCCACGAGCGATCGATTCAACTGAAGACTGACGAGCT aaTCCTCGATAATAATGCGCTCACCGAGATTCACGGTTCAGCTTTCCATGGCTCTGAAATAGCAAAACT AAGCATCAAAATGAACTACAAGCTAAAGGAAATtcacgaaaaagcgtttgtgGGCATAAGCAACATAAGAGAGCT CGATCTCTCTGGTACCGCCATCGAGGAGTTGCCCACGGAAGGCTTAGCCGAGCTGGAAGTCCTACGCATTCAGCATACACACTCGTTGAAAACTATTCCCTCAGTGTACAACTTTAAG AACTTACGGACCGCCTACCTGACGCATTCATTCCACTGCTGCGCGTTCAAGTTTCCTGCCCGGCACGACCCGGACGCACACGAGCGCAACTTGAAAAAGTTCTACGAAGTGCAGCATCGGTGCATTGCGAACGGTTACTCTACGCCACACTTTAAGCTGGAGGTACCATCCAGCGCCGAAACACCGCTCGTGCTGGATGCGGATGGAAAGGAAGGGAGTGGCCCAGACCGGACCGATCGGCACCGCCGTTCGGCCGATTTTCGACACTGGTTTCGGTTGACGGCGAGCGACGAAACGAACGGACGGTCACCCCGGACTGACACGTTGCAGAAGGGTATCGATCTGTCGGACAAGCGGATGGGTGAGATAATTGATGACAGCTATCTGCTGCCGATCACGGGTCATCCGGTAGACGATGCGGGCGAACTGGCAATCGGAGGTGGGCTGTACACGGAAAATCCGCTGCTCGGCGAGTTTCACGAAACGGTTGCACAGATTTCGTCGATGGAAGCGCTCTGTGGTAATTTGACGCCAAT GATCCTGGATGTACAATGTTACCCGATGCCAGACGCGCTGAACCCGTGCGAGGACGTGATGGGATCGCACTGGCTACGGGGATCCGTTTGGGTGGTGGTCCTGCTGGCCGTGTTTGGCAACGTGGCCGTAGTGGTCGTGCTGTTCTCCAACCGTAGCGACCTGACCGTCCCAAAGTTTCTGATCTGCAATCTCGCGTTCGCTGATCTGTGCATGGGCCTCTACCTGCTGCTGATTGCCTCGATCGATGCACACTCAATGGGCGAGTACTTCAACTACGCGTTCGATTGGCAATACGGCGTCGGGTGCAAGGTGGCCGGCTTTCTCACCGTGTTCGCCAGCCATCTGTCCATTTTCACGCTCACGATCGTTACGCTCGAGCGCTGGTTTGCGATCACGCACGCGATCTATCTAAACAGGCGTATTAAGCTGTCGGCCGCGATGTACATCATGATCATCGGCTGGGTGTACGCGATCACGATGGCGTCGATGCCGCTGTTCGGCATCAGCAACTACTCGTCCACTTCGATCTGCCTGCCGATGGAGGCACGGGACAGCCTGGACATAGCCTACCTGCTcacggtgctggtggtgaacGGGTGCGGCTTCGTGGTGATTGTGGTTTGCTACGCCCAAATCTATCTCTCCCTCGGAAAGGAAACGCGACAGGCAGCACGCTCGGCGCACAGTGGCGAGATGACGGTGGCCAAAAAGATGGCGCTGCTGGTGTTTACGAACTTTGCCTGCTGGGCACCGATTGCGTTCTTTGGTCTGACGGCCATCGCCGGCTACCCGCTGATCGGTGTCAGCAAGTCGAAGATACTGCTGGTGTTTTTCTATCCCCTGAACTCGTGTGCCAACCCGTACCTATACGCCATACTGACCGTCCAGTATCGGAAGGATCTGTTTTCGCTGCTTGCAAA ctatgGTCTCTGCACGCAACGGGCGCAACAGTACAAAATGACCTATTCGATGCCCACCAACACATTCCAGGTTGCACCGGCGCGAGGTTCCGTGAactacaacagcagcaacaacggaACGATCACGTCGGCGGCCGGTATGGCAGCCCTTGCCAGCACCAACACGGACacgatcaccaccaccgtcacgTGTGGCAGCGTGGTACTGAACTCCAATGGCAACCACGGCAATGGGATGGCTACGGGTGACACCAGCACTAACAGCCCGGCCAACGGGACAAGCGCTGGGCCCGGTGTCGTAGAGGACGAAACGTTTCTTTGA